The Pyxidicoccus sp. MSG2 DNA segment GCGTCAATCCCGGCTTCGTGCTGGACAGGCTGGTGGCCATCGCCGGCCAGGTGTGCGGGCCGGTGCGCCGCGCCACCGCGACGCGCGTGGTGGACGCACGCCTGCGGCGCGAGGCCCTGCAGCGCAAGGTGGGCGCGGGCCTGACGGAGGACGAGTTCTTCGAGCTGGTGGACAGCGAGCAGCTCGGCCACGTCGGCCTGGTGGAGTCCGCGGCGCTGGCGGCCCTGGGACTCGGGCTGGATTGCGACGACTACGAAGAAGAAGTAGCCCCCGTGTTCGCCGAGGAGGACATCACCGGCGGCGCATTCCCGGTGAAGAAGGGGCGGGTGGCGGGCATGTTCCAGTCCGTGGTGGGTTTGGAGGAGGGGCAGGAGCGGGTACGGCTGGAGCTGACCATTGCCGTCGGGGCAGATGACCCGAAGGACCGCATCGAAATCGACGCGGACCCGAAGCTGGTGTTGGAAATCCCGGGGGGAGTGGCGGGCGACCGGGCCACCGCGAATGCGCTGGTGAATGCCGCGCCACGCTTGACGGCCGCCGAAGCAGGGCTCCTCACGGTGCTCGAGCTTCCGGCCGGACGTTAGAGTCAGGAGAGGGAAATGCTGGACAAGAACGCGATTGGCCGCGCCTCGCCGCCGACGCTCAACGAAGTCGAGAAGGGTGCCATCCGCCGCTTCGCGGAGGCCATCGGCGACTACAACCCCATCTACTACGACGAGGAGTACGCGCGGGCGTCCGGCTACCCCACCATCATCGCGCCCCCCACGTTCCCCGCGTCCTTCCACTCCGCGGCGGACCTGCGGGAGCTGCTGGGCGTGGGCATCAAGAGCCTGCTGCACGCCGAGCAGGGCTTCGACTACGAGCGGCCCATCTTCGCGGGTGACCGCATCTACGTCTCCACCCGCGTGTCGGATGTG contains these protein-coding regions:
- a CDS encoding dihydrodipicolinate reductase, giving the protein MARAPEGPVPVVVMGLGFIGQEIARAAMSSPEVELIGAVDTQPSLVGSALGDVLGGPAPRVKVVDSLEKAVAKRKGVVLLHATGSRLPQVMEQILAALKLGLPVASTCEELAFPYLKYPELADKLEQAAQKAGVAVVGTGVNPGFVLDRLVAIAGQVCGPVRRATATRVVDARLRREALQRKVGAGLTEDEFFELVDSEQLGHVGLVESAALAALGLGLDCDDYEEEVAPVFAEEDITGGAFPVKKGRVAGMFQSVVGLEEGQERVRLELTIAVGADDPKDRIEIDADPKLVLEIPGGVAGDRATANALVNAAPRLTAAEAGLLTVLELPAGR
- a CDS encoding MaoC family dehydratase N-terminal domain-containing protein is translated as MLDKNAIGRASPPTLNEVEKGAIRRFAEAIGDYNPIYYDEEYARASGYPTIIAPPTFPASFHSAADLRELLGVGIKSLLHAEQGFDYERPIFAGDRIYVSTRVSDVFERPGISGRMDIAVIEDEGRDEEGNLVFRARRTLVVRATKETP